Proteins encoded by one window of Azospirillum brasilense:
- a CDS encoding zinc ribbon domain-containing protein YjdM, translating into MDDGLKCPKCNSEHVYQDGMLWICPECAHEWNPQAEGGAGTEAADQGVRDANGNALSDGDAVTVIKDLKVKGSSLVVKGGTKVKNIRLVDGADGHNIACKIDGIGAMNLKSEFVKKA; encoded by the coding sequence ATGGACGACGGATTGAAGTGCCCGAAATGCAACTCCGAGCATGTCTATCAGGACGGCATGCTGTGGATCTGCCCCGAATGCGCCCATGAATGGAACCCGCAGGCCGAAGGTGGCGCGGGCACGGAGGCGGCGGATCAGGGAGTGCGGGACGCCAACGGGAACGCGCTGAGCGACGGCGACGCGGTGACGGTCATCAAGGATCTGAAGGTCAAAGGCTCGTCCCTGGTCGTCAAGGGCGGCACCAAGGTGAAGAACATCCGCTTGGTCGACGGGGCCGACGGCCACAACATCGCCTGCAAGATCGACGGCATCGGCGCGATGAACCTGAAGTCGGAATTCGTCAAGAAGGCGTGA
- a CDS encoding sensor histidine kinase, producing MRLPSSTLGLGLAAIAPLLLFLAVVVWILDLRQQDVLAAELAAQARTVMVAIDRELESKARPLELLASLSRKTVNDLALLKSEAAEAVRSQPGWLAMGLVTVEDMSFLFHTQYTLGASLPPPRLDDVTRQVAATRRTVVGGVLPPGGPPGRPALIVRAPVLDPDDPEGTPIRHVLSLAVGLDGLDAVLRGSGIPAAWTVSVVDPAMVIAARSHDPDRHVGQRVRDSMVPRLTGQNPGLFSGTTREGHAALVLVHRSQQTGWSIIVAVPFEQISSQLNRTRTTILAGAAGAGLATLVLSLVVTRHVRRRRHAEREARIAREAMLAEQRRRLEAEKEHAEAANLAKSDFLANMSHELRTPLNAIIGFSEALLSGLFGPSPPKHQDYIASIHASGQHLLTLVNDVLDMAKVEAGRLELYPEPVSVAVLLGECLELMEALADQKGVLVETAPVEPGLTVMADALRLRQAVLNLLSNAIKFTPAGGRVRADAARDESGCVVMTVADSGIGMSPEDIQIALEPFRQVNGYMTKAHSGTGLGLPLAKRFVEAHGGRLDLCSAPGEGTVVRIILPGAPPAAPATEPSAASLLKAE from the coding sequence TTGCGACTGCCCTCATCGACGCTTGGTCTTGGGCTCGCCGCCATCGCCCCTCTGCTGCTGTTCCTGGCGGTGGTGGTCTGGATTCTGGACCTCCGGCAGCAGGACGTGCTGGCGGCTGAACTGGCGGCGCAGGCACGCACCGTCATGGTCGCCATCGACCGGGAACTGGAAAGCAAGGCCCGGCCTCTGGAGCTGCTCGCCTCCTTGAGCCGCAAAACGGTGAACGACCTCGCTTTGTTGAAGTCCGAGGCGGCGGAGGCCGTGCGCAGCCAGCCGGGCTGGCTGGCGATGGGGCTGGTGACGGTGGAGGACATGTCCTTCCTGTTCCACACGCAGTACACGCTGGGCGCATCCCTGCCGCCGCCGCGCCTGGACGACGTCACCCGGCAGGTGGCCGCCACACGGAGGACGGTGGTCGGCGGTGTCCTCCCTCCCGGCGGGCCGCCGGGGCGCCCGGCGCTGATCGTCCGCGCGCCGGTCCTGGACCCGGATGACCCGGAGGGAACGCCGATCCGCCATGTGCTGTCACTGGCGGTCGGGCTGGACGGGCTCGACGCCGTGCTGCGCGGGTCCGGAATCCCCGCAGCCTGGACGGTGTCGGTCGTCGACCCCGCCATGGTCATCGCCGCGCGGTCCCACGACCCGGACCGGCATGTCGGCCAAAGGGTCAGGGATTCGATGGTGCCCCGGCTGACGGGGCAGAATCCGGGGTTGTTCTCGGGAACGACGCGCGAGGGGCACGCGGCGCTGGTTCTCGTTCACCGGTCGCAGCAGACCGGCTGGTCGATCATCGTGGCCGTCCCGTTCGAACAGATCAGCAGCCAGTTGAACCGGACGCGCACCACGATTCTGGCCGGCGCGGCGGGCGCCGGTCTGGCCACGCTGGTGCTGTCGCTGGTGGTGACGCGCCATGTCCGCCGCCGCCGCCACGCGGAACGCGAGGCCCGCATCGCCCGCGAGGCCATGCTGGCGGAGCAGCGCCGCCGGCTTGAGGCCGAGAAGGAGCACGCCGAGGCGGCCAACCTGGCCAAATCCGATTTCCTGGCCAACATGAGTCACGAACTGCGCACCCCGCTGAACGCGATCATCGGCTTCAGTGAGGCTCTGCTGTCCGGCCTGTTCGGCCCAAGCCCGCCGAAGCACCAGGATTACATCGCCAGCATCCACGCCTCCGGCCAGCATCTGCTGACGCTGGTCAACGATGTGCTGGACATGGCGAAGGTCGAGGCGGGGCGGCTGGAACTCTATCCGGAACCGGTGTCGGTCGCTGTTCTGCTCGGGGAATGCCTGGAGCTGATGGAGGCGCTGGCCGATCAGAAGGGGGTGCTGGTCGAGACGGCGCCCGTCGAGCCCGGTCTCACGGTGATGGCCGACGCCCTCCGGTTGAGGCAGGCCGTTCTGAATCTGCTGTCCAACGCCATCAAGTTCACGCCGGCGGGGGGACGCGTGCGAGCGGACGCGGCGCGCGACGAGTCGGGCTGTGTGGTGATGACCGTCGCCGATTCCGGCATCGGCATGTCGCCGGAGGACATCCAGATCGCGTTGGAGCCTTTCCGTCAGGTGAACGGCTACATGACCAAGGCCCATTCCGGCACCGGGCTGGGTCTGCCGCTCGCCAAGCGGTTCGTGGAGGCCCATGGCGGGCGGCTGGATCTGTGCAGCGCCCCTGGGGAAGGCACGGTGGTACGCATCATCCTTCCCGGTGCGCCGCCGGCCGCCCCGGCGACCGAGCCAAGTGCCGCTTCGTTGCTGAAGGCGGAGTAA
- a CDS encoding sensor histidine kinase gives MTGGAASAAHGLGQRGPVQAMPIVAMALVVLLFGVFLWVLHRSEREEETLTLIKDVLWVEQNLHFQLTSDEEKLQYLAESLGREDTTPVNYPVMARHIVTVNPAIQRVVRLDAQGRPMRSEPPVDDGPALDDAFGPSPRADAFLIARSSGRRAYSAPYRLGAADTAFEIVIPIFRGDQFAGALAGVLSIDALLTHHVPWWFAQRYQLEVLDPYGAVLGTKSRIAMPEPRRSHVVPFDPPGHGLTLVATLHQLSGNLGRNILIAAIFALTVSALWSLWAVRRHIARRIRAEEALRAEHAFRKAMEDSLTVGMRARDLDGRIIYVNPAFCRMVGWSAEELVGAGPIMPYWLPEDLAHTEEVFRAVLAGNAPANGFELRFRRANGERFDALIYEAPLIDAKGRHTGWMGSVLDITERKRAEELARQQQERLQQTARLITMGKMASTLAHELNQPLSAIASYCTGCLNRLQAGSIRPDELATALEKLSGQAKRAGQIIRRIHDFVRKSEPNVAPCCLSEMLEDCVALMEADARQQGVKLVLEVGNGLPAVMADRILLQQVVVNLMRNGIEAMAATRRDRRRLSVTVQAQDGAVLTRIQDRGCGISPENAEKLFSPFFTTKTEGMGMGLNICRSIIEHHQGRLWFEPAPDGGTVFLFSLPVLSAPSLTGAVVSQDERPQDV, from the coding sequence ATGACCGGCGGTGCGGCCAGCGCCGCCCATGGCCTCGGCCAGCGCGGTCCGGTTCAGGCCATGCCCATCGTGGCGATGGCGCTGGTCGTTCTTCTGTTCGGCGTCTTCCTATGGGTGCTCCACCGCAGCGAGCGGGAGGAGGAGACTCTCACCCTCATCAAGGACGTGCTGTGGGTGGAGCAGAACCTGCATTTCCAGCTCACCTCCGACGAGGAGAAGCTGCAGTATCTCGCCGAATCGCTGGGGCGCGAGGACACCACACCGGTGAACTACCCGGTGATGGCGCGCCACATCGTGACGGTGAATCCGGCGATCCAGCGGGTGGTGCGGCTGGACGCGCAGGGCCGCCCTATGCGGTCGGAACCGCCGGTGGACGATGGGCCGGCGCTGGACGACGCCTTCGGCCCCAGCCCGCGCGCCGACGCCTTCCTGATCGCCCGCTCCTCGGGCCGCCGGGCCTATTCGGCGCCCTACCGGCTGGGGGCCGCGGACACCGCTTTCGAGATCGTCATCCCCATCTTCCGCGGGGACCAGTTCGCCGGCGCGCTCGCTGGCGTGCTGTCGATCGACGCCCTGCTGACCCATCACGTGCCCTGGTGGTTCGCCCAGCGCTACCAGCTGGAGGTTCTCGACCCCTACGGCGCGGTGCTGGGGACCAAGTCGCGCATCGCCATGCCGGAGCCGCGGCGCAGCCACGTCGTCCCCTTCGATCCGCCGGGGCATGGGTTGACCCTGGTTGCCACGCTGCACCAGCTGTCCGGCAACCTCGGGCGCAACATCCTGATCGCCGCCATCTTCGCGCTGACCGTTTCGGCCCTGTGGAGCCTGTGGGCGGTGCGCCGCCACATCGCGCGGCGCATCCGGGCGGAGGAGGCCCTGCGCGCCGAGCACGCCTTCCGCAAGGCGATGGAGGACAGCCTGACGGTGGGCATGCGCGCCCGCGACCTGGACGGGCGCATCATCTATGTGAATCCGGCCTTCTGCCGCATGGTCGGCTGGTCGGCGGAGGAGCTGGTGGGGGCCGGGCCGATCATGCCCTATTGGCTGCCCGAGGATCTCGCCCACACCGAGGAGGTCTTCCGCGCCGTCCTGGCCGGCAACGCGCCGGCCAACGGCTTCGAGCTGCGCTTCCGCCGGGCCAACGGCGAGCGGTTCGACGCGCTGATCTACGAGGCCCCGCTGATCGACGCCAAGGGGCGGCACACCGGCTGGATGGGGTCCGTCCTCGACATCACCGAGCGCAAGCGGGCGGAGGAGCTGGCCCGCCAGCAGCAGGAGCGGCTGCAGCAGACGGCGCGGCTCATCACCATGGGCAAGATGGCCTCGACCCTGGCGCATGAGCTGAACCAGCCGCTGTCGGCCATCGCCAGCTACTGCACGGGCTGTCTCAACCGCCTTCAGGCCGGCAGCATCCGGCCGGACGAGCTGGCGACGGCGCTGGAGAAGCTGTCCGGGCAGGCCAAGCGGGCCGGCCAGATCATCCGCCGGATCCACGACTTCGTGCGCAAGAGCGAACCGAACGTCGCCCCCTGCTGCCTGTCGGAGATGCTGGAGGATTGCGTGGCGCTGATGGAGGCCGATGCCCGCCAGCAGGGGGTGAAGCTGGTGCTGGAGGTGGGGAACGGCCTGCCGGCGGTGATGGCCGACCGCATCCTGCTGCAGCAGGTGGTGGTGAACCTCATGCGCAACGGCATCGAGGCGATGGCGGCGACGCGGCGCGACCGCCGCCGGCTGAGCGTGACGGTGCAGGCGCAGGACGGGGCCGTCCTGACGCGCATCCAGGACCGCGGTTGTGGCATTTCGCCCGAAAATGCGGAAAAACTGTTTTCTCCCTTCTTCACCACCAAGACCGAGGGCATGGGCATGGGCCTGAACATCTGCCGGTCCATCATCGAGCACCACCAGGGACGCCTGTGGTTCGAGCCCGCGCCGGACGGCGGCACCGTGTTCCTCTTCTCCCTGCCGGTCCTGTCCGCCCCGTCCTTGACCGGCGCGGTGGTGTCCCAGGACGAGAGACCGCAAGATGTGTGA
- a CDS encoding TRAP transporter small permease codes for MPMKILDHLEEILIAFLMAAATTIIFVAVVHRYASGIPVIQDYILHWNLAWAQELCIYMFVWMAKFGAAYGVRTGIHVGVDVLINKLSVPMRSKFIVFGLLAGALFTGVVGTMGSTFVWHMSDTEQVSADLEWPMWIIYLAIPIGSYLMCFRFLQVMVNFLRTGELPHHDHGHVEGLEEDTTDPQRAAQDVNWYEMDDNLHPHDIAHHEGRQPGNGPAGPAAGKGPKENDR; via the coding sequence ATGCCCATGAAAATCCTAGACCATCTGGAGGAGATTCTTATCGCCTTCCTGATGGCCGCGGCAACGACGATCATCTTCGTTGCCGTCGTCCACCGTTATGCGTCCGGCATCCCCGTCATCCAGGACTACATCCTGCATTGGAATCTGGCCTGGGCGCAGGAGCTGTGCATCTACATGTTCGTCTGGATGGCGAAGTTCGGCGCCGCCTACGGCGTCCGCACGGGCATCCATGTGGGTGTGGACGTGCTCATCAACAAGCTGTCCGTCCCGATGCGGTCGAAATTCATCGTGTTCGGCCTGCTGGCGGGCGCCCTGTTCACCGGCGTGGTCGGCACGATGGGCTCCACCTTCGTCTGGCACATGTCGGACACCGAGCAGGTGTCGGCCGACTTGGAATGGCCGATGTGGATCATCTATCTGGCGATCCCGATCGGCTCCTACCTGATGTGCTTCCGCTTCCTTCAGGTGATGGTCAACTTCCTGCGCACCGGCGAGCTGCCGCACCACGACCACGGCCATGTCGAGGGTCTGGAAGAGGACACCACCGACCCGCAACGCGCCGCGCAGGACGTCAACTGGTACGAGATGGACGACAACCTGCACCCGCACGACATCGCCCATCACGAGGGCCGCCAGCCCGGCAACGGCCCGGCTGGCCCGGCTGCCGGTAAGGGACCGAAGGAGAACGACCGATGA
- a CDS encoding TRAP transporter large permease, translating into MNAAIIFGLLLVLMLTGMPISISLGLTVLTFLFTMTNVPIEAVALKLFTGIEKFEIMAIPFFILAGNFLTHGGVARRMINFATAMVGHWHGGLGLAGVMGCALFAAVSGSSPATVVAIGSIVLPAMVAQGFPKQFGAGVITTSGALGILIPPSIVMVMYSVATSGSPHAASVGQLFMAGVIPGLMLAFVLGGVTWYRARKFGYPRLPKASLAQRLKALREAIWGLLLIVIVIGGIYSGIFTPTEAAAMSAVYAFIIAVFVYKDMPLRGVPKVLLSSASMSAMLLYIITNAVLFSFVLTSENIPQAIADWIVGQGLGVIAFLLVTNILLLMAGNFMEPSSIVLIMAPILFPVAIKLGIDPVHFGIMMVVNMEVGMCHPPVGLNLYVASGITKMGITELTVAVWPWLLAMLGFLVLITYVPIISTWLPRALGMM; encoded by the coding sequence ATGAACGCCGCCATCATCTTCGGCCTTCTGCTGGTTCTGATGCTCACCGGCATGCCGATCTCGATCTCGCTCGGCCTGACTGTTCTGACCTTCCTCTTCACCATGACCAACGTGCCGATCGAGGCCGTGGCGCTGAAGCTGTTCACCGGCATCGAGAAGTTCGAGATCATGGCGATCCCGTTCTTCATCCTGGCCGGCAACTTCCTGACGCACGGCGGCGTGGCCCGGCGCATGATCAACTTCGCCACCGCGATGGTCGGCCACTGGCACGGCGGCCTCGGCCTCGCCGGCGTGATGGGCTGCGCCCTGTTCGCGGCAGTGTCCGGCTCCAGCCCGGCGACGGTGGTGGCCATCGGCTCCATCGTGCTTCCGGCGATGGTCGCCCAGGGCTTCCCGAAGCAGTTCGGCGCCGGCGTCATCACCACCTCGGGCGCGCTGGGCATCCTGATCCCGCCGTCCATCGTGATGGTGATGTACTCGGTCGCCACCAGCGGCAGCCCGCACGCCGCGTCGGTCGGCCAGCTCTTCATGGCGGGGGTCATCCCCGGCCTGATGCTGGCCTTCGTGCTGGGCGGCGTCACCTGGTACCGCGCCCGCAAGTTCGGCTATCCACGCCTGCCGAAGGCCAGCCTCGCCCAGCGGCTCAAGGCTCTGCGTGAAGCGATCTGGGGCCTTCTGCTGATCGTCATCGTCATCGGCGGCATCTATTCCGGCATCTTCACGCCGACCGAGGCCGCGGCGATGAGCGCCGTCTACGCCTTCATCATCGCCGTCTTCGTCTACAAGGACATGCCGTTGCGCGGCGTGCCGAAGGTGCTGCTGTCCTCGGCCAGCATGTCGGCCATGCTGCTCTACATCATCACGAACGCGGTGCTGTTCTCGTTCGTGCTGACCTCGGAGAACATCCCGCAGGCCATCGCCGACTGGATCGTCGGCCAGGGACTGGGCGTGATCGCCTTCCTGCTGGTGACGAACATCCTTCTGCTGATGGCCGGCAACTTCATGGAGCCGTCTTCCATCGTGCTGATCATGGCGCCGATCCTGTTCCCGGTCGCCATCAAGCTGGGCATCGATCCCGTGCATTTCGGCATCATGATGGTCGTGAACATGGAGGTCGGCATGTGCCACCCCCCGGTGGGCCTGAACCTCTACGTCGCGTCGGGCATCACCAAGATGGGCATCACCGAGCTGACCGTGGCCGTCTGGCCGTGGCTGCTGGCGATGCTGGGCTTCCTGGTGCTGATCACCTACGTGCCGATCATCTCCACCTGGCTGCCGCGCGCGCTGGGGATGATGTAA
- a CDS encoding response regulator transcription factor, giving the protein MCEPKLHIVDDDEAIRDAMGWLFQSRNVPVASWPSAEAFLADYDPAMAGCLLLDIRMEGMSGLELFDRLTAMGCRMPVLFLTGHGDVPIAVSALKKGARDFVEKPFNDNDLVDRVIEALAFDAGERARQAGQAGVAARLATLTQRERQVMGLVVAGKLNKVIADELGISMRTVEVHRAHVFEKMGVKTAVELARILAAVG; this is encoded by the coding sequence ATGTGTGAGCCGAAGCTGCACATCGTCGACGACGACGAGGCGATCCGCGACGCCATGGGCTGGCTCTTCCAGTCGCGCAACGTGCCGGTGGCCTCCTGGCCGTCGGCGGAGGCGTTCCTCGCCGACTATGACCCCGCCATGGCCGGGTGCCTTCTGCTGGACATCCGCATGGAGGGGATGAGCGGGCTGGAGCTGTTCGACCGCCTGACCGCCATGGGCTGCCGGATGCCCGTGCTGTTCCTGACCGGCCATGGCGACGTGCCCATCGCGGTGTCGGCCTTGAAGAAGGGCGCCCGCGACTTCGTGGAGAAGCCCTTCAACGACAACGACCTCGTCGACCGGGTGATCGAGGCGCTGGCCTTCGACGCCGGGGAGCGGGCGCGGCAGGCCGGGCAGGCCGGGGTGGCCGCCCGGCTGGCGACCCTGACCCAGCGCGAACGGCAGGTGATGGGGCTGGTGGTGGCCGGCAAACTGAACAAGGTCATCGCCGACGAGCTGGGTATCAGCATGCGGACCGTCGAGGTTCACCGCGCCCATGTCTTCGAGAAGATGGGGGTCAAGACGGCGGTGGAACTCGCCCGCATTCTCGCGGCGGTGGGCTGA
- a CDS encoding methyl-accepting chemotaxis protein yields MARTIDMLRQNAQHRQQLEAEKLARQAEEAQRGERLTRLAAAFDRSVQATVGEASTAASQMKGSAGSMLESALRADQCNASVAGAADETSRTVQTASAAAEQLTQSIRSIAESVKQSVAMSAQAIDRADASRKTVEALAAGAAKIGEITSLITSIAGQTNLLALNATIEAARAGEAGKGFAVVASEVKNLASQTAKATEEIATQIGAIQSVTQETVSAIGAITETIGQLSQRSAEIAASVQEQLAATGEIAEKVRTVAGEADTVTRSIAVASGASSEVATAARESVEVAQTLQARFVDLRDEVQKFLASIKAA; encoded by the coding sequence ATGGCCCGCACCATCGACATGCTCCGCCAGAACGCCCAGCACCGCCAGCAGCTCGAAGCCGAGAAGCTGGCCCGGCAGGCCGAGGAGGCGCAGCGGGGCGAGCGTCTGACCCGCCTCGCCGCCGCCTTCGACCGCTCGGTCCAGGCGACGGTCGGCGAGGCCTCCACCGCCGCCTCGCAGATGAAGGGCAGCGCCGGCAGCATGCTGGAGAGCGCGCTGCGCGCCGACCAGTGCAACGCCTCGGTGGCCGGCGCCGCCGACGAGACCAGCCGCACCGTCCAGACCGCCAGCGCGGCGGCGGAGCAGCTCACCCAGTCGATCCGCAGCATCGCCGAAAGCGTGAAGCAGTCGGTCGCCATGTCGGCCCAGGCCATCGACCGTGCCGACGCCAGCCGCAAGACGGTGGAGGCTCTGGCCGCCGGCGCCGCCAAGATCGGCGAGATCACCAGCCTCATCACCTCCATCGCCGGCCAGACGAACCTGCTGGCGCTCAACGCGACCATCGAGGCGGCGCGGGCCGGGGAGGCCGGCAAGGGCTTCGCCGTGGTGGCGAGTGAGGTGAAGAATCTGGCCAGCCAGACCGCCAAGGCGACGGAGGAGATCGCCACCCAGATCGGCGCCATCCAGTCGGTCACCCAGGAGACGGTGTCCGCCATCGGCGCCATCACCGAGACCATCGGCCAGCTCAGCCAGCGCTCCGCGGAGATCGCCGCCTCGGTCCAGGAGCAACTGGCGGCGACCGGCGAGATCGCCGAGAAGGTCCGCACCGTGGCCGGCGAGGCCGACACGGTGACCCGCAGCATCGCGGTCGCCTCCGGCGCCTCGTCGGAGGTGGCGACGGCGGCCCGCGAGTCGGTGGAGGTCGCCCAGACCCTCCAGGCGCGCTTCGTCGATCTGCGCGACGAGGTGCAGAAGTTCCTGGCCTCGATCAAGGCGGCATAA
- a CDS encoding TRAP transporter substrate-binding protein has product MKFVSLLCATVAAGCLMAATAATAQEPIVIKFSHVVAPETPKGKGAEKFKQLAEQRTGGKVKVEVYPNSQLYKDKEELEALQLGAVQMLAPSLAKFGPLGAKEFEIFDLPYIFPCKTALVKVTTGPIGKQLFQKLENKGITGLAYWDNGFKIMSANKPLHATADFKGLKMRIQSSKVLDAQMRALGALPQVMAFSEVYQALQTGVVDGTENPPSNMYTQKMHEVQSHATLSDHGYLGYAVIVNKKFWDGLPGDVRTQLDGAMKEATEYANNIAQEENDKALEAMKAAGKTKFYELTKEERASWRQAMLPVHEDMASRVGKELLASIKTETDAAKCE; this is encoded by the coding sequence ATGAAGTTCGTTTCGCTGCTGTGCGCCACCGTCGCCGCCGGCTGCCTGATGGCCGCCACCGCCGCCACCGCGCAGGAGCCGATCGTCATCAAGTTCAGCCACGTCGTCGCTCCGGAGACCCCGAAGGGCAAGGGCGCCGAGAAGTTCAAGCAGCTGGCCGAGCAGCGCACCGGCGGCAAGGTGAAGGTCGAGGTCTATCCGAACAGCCAGCTCTACAAGGATAAGGAGGAGCTGGAGGCCCTGCAGCTCGGCGCTGTGCAGATGCTGGCCCCGTCGCTGGCCAAGTTCGGGCCGCTGGGCGCCAAGGAATTCGAGATCTTCGACCTGCCCTACATCTTCCCCTGCAAGACCGCCCTGGTGAAGGTCACCACCGGCCCGATCGGCAAGCAGCTGTTCCAGAAGCTGGAGAACAAGGGCATCACCGGTCTGGCCTATTGGGACAACGGCTTCAAGATCATGAGCGCCAACAAGCCGCTGCACGCCACGGCGGACTTCAAGGGCCTCAAGATGCGCATCCAGTCGTCGAAGGTGCTGGACGCGCAGATGCGCGCGCTCGGCGCCCTGCCGCAGGTGATGGCCTTCTCCGAGGTCTATCAGGCCCTGCAGACCGGCGTCGTCGACGGCACCGAGAACCCGCCGTCCAACATGTACACCCAGAAGATGCACGAGGTGCAGAGCCACGCCACGCTCTCCGACCACGGCTATCTGGGTTACGCGGTCATCGTGAACAAGAAGTTCTGGGACGGGCTGCCGGGCGACGTCCGCACCCAGCTCGACGGCGCGATGAAGGAGGCGACCGAGTACGCCAACAACATCGCCCAGGAAGAGAATGACAAGGCGCTGGAGGCGATGAAGGCCGCCGGCAAGACCAAGTTCTACGAGCTGACCAAGGAAGAGCGCGCGTCGTGGCGCCAGGCCATGCTGCCGGTCCACGAGGACATGGCGTCGCGCGTCGGCAAGGAACTGCTGGCGAGCATCAAGACCGAGACCGACGCCGCCAAGTGCGAGTGA